The following coding sequences lie in one Streptomyces venezuelae genomic window:
- a CDS encoding MFS transporter encodes MHRSAPPSLPRLAAASLAGTAIEFYDFFIYGTAAALVLGPLFFPTFSPLAGTLAAFATFGVGFVARPLGSVLFGHIGDRHGRRPVLIGSLLLTGVATVAVGCVPTYESIGIAAPVLLLVLRFLQGLGLGGEWGGAVLLTAEHAPAERRGLWASFPQIGPSVGFLLANGIMLGLSATLSEAQFAAWGWRVPFWIAGLLVAVGLALRSSLAESPDFLDLREHARVPLAEVVRDHWRLVLLTAGALAVGYAVFYAVTTWSLSYGVEELGVSRTVMLGCIMAVVVVKGALTPVVAVLGDRYGRRPLCLLGCAATALWMFPMIALLSTGEPLLMFTGFLVAMLAFIAMFAVIGAYLPELYEPRMRCTGAAVGYNLGGVVGGALTPIVATAAAQGEGTPWGVAAYLTGIALLSLGCFALLPETRPAAAPDPAAATG; translated from the coding sequence TGTTCTTCCCCACGTTCTCGCCGCTCGCGGGAACTCTCGCCGCGTTCGCGACCTTCGGAGTGGGGTTCGTCGCGCGCCCGCTCGGATCCGTCCTCTTCGGGCACATCGGCGACCGGCACGGGCGGCGGCCCGTCCTCATCGGGTCGCTGCTCCTGACCGGCGTCGCCACGGTCGCCGTCGGCTGCGTGCCCACGTACGAGTCGATCGGGATCGCCGCGCCCGTGCTGCTCCTGGTCCTTCGCTTCCTGCAGGGGCTCGGGCTCGGGGGCGAGTGGGGCGGTGCCGTGCTGCTGACCGCGGAGCACGCGCCGGCCGAGCGGCGCGGGCTGTGGGCGAGCTTCCCGCAGATCGGCCCGTCGGTCGGGTTCCTGCTGGCCAACGGCATCATGCTGGGCCTGTCCGCGACGCTCAGCGAGGCGCAGTTCGCGGCCTGGGGGTGGCGGGTGCCGTTCTGGATCGCGGGGCTGCTCGTGGCCGTGGGCCTGGCGCTGCGCAGTTCGCTCGCCGAGAGCCCGGACTTCCTGGACCTGCGCGAGCACGCGCGCGTGCCGCTCGCCGAGGTGGTGCGCGACCACTGGCGCCTCGTCCTCCTCACGGCGGGCGCGCTCGCGGTCGGCTACGCGGTGTTCTACGCCGTGACGACCTGGTCGCTGTCGTACGGCGTGGAGGAACTCGGCGTCAGCCGCACCGTCATGCTCGGCTGCATCATGGCCGTGGTGGTGGTGAAGGGCGCGCTGACACCGGTGGTCGCCGTGCTCGGCGACCGGTACGGGCGGCGGCCGCTGTGCCTGCTCGGGTGCGCCGCGACGGCCCTGTGGATGTTCCCGATGATCGCGCTGCTCTCGACCGGGGAGCCGCTGCTGATGTTCACCGGGTTCCTGGTGGCGATGCTCGCGTTCATCGCGATGTTCGCGGTGATCGGCGCGTATCTGCCGGAGCTGTACGAGCCCCGCATGCGGTGCACGGGCGCCGCGGTCGGCTACAACCTGGGCGGGGTGGTCGGCGGCGCGCTCACTCCGATCGTGGCGACGGCGGCGGCGCAGGGCGAAGGGACGCCGTGGGGTGTGGCCGCGTATCTGACGGGCATCGCGCTGCTGAGCCTCGGCTGCTTCGCGCTGCTGCCGGAGACCCGTCCCGCCGCGGCCCCCGATCCGGCCGCCGCTACGGGGTGA
- a CDS encoding TerC family protein, with protein MDVSMTLWVTTVLGLCALIAVDFFIGRKPHDVSIKEAGIWTVVWIVLAALFGLGLLIAGESQASGEFFAGFITEKSLSVDNLFVFILIMAKFSVPSHLQQRVLLFGVLIALVLRAIFIAAGAAVIANFSWVFYIFGAFLIYTAWKLIQEARADEEEEDWEENRLLKSIEKKFGVSDRYEGTKLFVKKNGKKIMTPLMVVMLAIGTTDVLFAMDSIPAIFGLTQDPYIVFTANAFALMGLRQLYFLIGGLLRKLVHLSYGLSVILGFIGVKLVLHALHENGVHVPEISIPVSLGVICGVLVITTITSLIASKKQERQAAAEAGDDARKDSVEA; from the coding sequence GTGGACGTTTCAATGACCCTGTGGGTGACGACCGTTCTCGGTCTGTGTGCCCTGATCGCGGTCGACTTCTTCATCGGGCGCAAGCCCCATGACGTGTCGATCAAGGAAGCCGGAATCTGGACGGTCGTCTGGATCGTCCTCGCGGCGCTCTTCGGGCTCGGCCTGCTCATCGCGGGCGAGAGCCAGGCGTCCGGCGAGTTCTTCGCCGGCTTCATCACCGAGAAGTCCCTCTCCGTGGACAACCTCTTCGTCTTCATCCTGATCATGGCGAAGTTCTCGGTCCCCTCACACCTGCAGCAGCGCGTGCTGCTGTTCGGTGTGCTGATAGCGCTGGTCCTGCGCGCGATCTTCATCGCCGCCGGTGCCGCGGTCATCGCCAACTTCTCGTGGGTCTTCTACATCTTCGGCGCGTTCCTCATCTACACCGCCTGGAAGCTCATCCAGGAGGCCCGCGCCGACGAGGAGGAAGAGGACTGGGAGGAGAACCGCCTCCTGAAGTCCATCGAGAAGAAGTTCGGCGTCTCGGACCGGTACGAGGGCACGAAGCTGTTCGTCAAGAAGAACGGCAAGAAGATCATGACGCCGCTCATGGTCGTCATGCTCGCCATCGGCACCACCGACGTGCTCTTCGCGATGGACTCCATCCCGGCGATCTTCGGCCTCACCCAGGACCCGTACATCGTCTTCACCGCCAACGCCTTCGCCCTGATGGGCCTCCGCCAGCTGTACTTCCTCATCGGCGGACTCCTCAGGAAGCTGGTCCACCTCAGCTACGGCCTGTCGGTGATCCTCGGCTTCATCGGCGTGAAGCTCGTCCTGCACGCCCTGCACGAGAACGGGGTGCACGTCCCCGAGATCTCCATCCCCGTCTCGCTGGGCGTCATCTGCGGCGTCCTGGTGATCACCACGATCACCAGCCTCATCGCCTCCAAGAAGCAGGAGCGGCAGGCCGCCGCCGAGGCCGGGGACGACGCCCGCAAGGACAGCGTCGAGGCCTGA
- a CDS encoding calcium:proton antiporter: MVTRLRALGTQWTAVVPVVAIVLLALTWGRDLPGVVVAVVTLILAGAVLAAVHHAEVIAHRVGEPFGSLVLAVAVTIIEVALIVTLMADGGDKSSTLARDTVFAAVMITCNGIVGLCLLVGALRHRVAVFNPEGTGAALATVATLATLCLVLPTFTTTKQGPEFSTAQLTFAAIASIVLYGLFVTTQTVRHREYFLPLTEQGEVIDTDGHAKGPSSKAALLSLGLLGLALIGVVGLAKGVSPTIESGVESAGMPHAVVGVIIALLVLLPETIAAVRAARRDRVQTSLNLALGSAMASIGLTIPAVAVASVWLSGPLVLGLSSTHMVLLALTVIVGTLTVVPGRATPLQGGVHLVLFAAFLELAVTP; the protein is encoded by the coding sequence ATGGTCACTCGGCTCCGGGCGCTCGGCACGCAGTGGACGGCCGTGGTGCCGGTCGTCGCCATCGTTCTCCTCGCCCTCACCTGGGGGCGGGACCTGCCCGGCGTGGTCGTCGCCGTGGTGACGCTGATCCTCGCCGGAGCGGTGCTCGCCGCCGTCCACCACGCCGAGGTCATCGCACACCGCGTCGGCGAACCCTTCGGCTCACTCGTCCTCGCGGTCGCCGTCACCATCATCGAGGTGGCGCTGATCGTCACCCTCATGGCCGACGGCGGCGACAAGAGCTCCACCCTCGCGCGGGACACCGTCTTCGCCGCCGTCATGATCACCTGCAACGGCATCGTCGGACTCTGCCTCCTGGTGGGCGCGCTCCGCCACCGCGTCGCCGTCTTCAACCCCGAGGGCACCGGCGCCGCCCTCGCCACCGTCGCGACGCTGGCCACGCTCTGCCTGGTCCTGCCGACGTTCACCACCACCAAGCAGGGCCCCGAGTTCTCCACGGCCCAGCTCACCTTCGCCGCGATCGCCTCGATCGTCCTCTACGGCCTCTTCGTGACCACCCAGACCGTGCGGCACCGCGAGTACTTCCTGCCCCTCACCGAGCAGGGCGAGGTCATCGACACCGACGGCCACGCCAAGGGCCCCTCGTCCAAGGCGGCGCTGCTGAGCCTCGGGCTGCTCGGGCTCGCGCTGATCGGCGTGGTCGGCCTCGCCAAGGGCGTGTCCCCGACGATCGAGTCGGGCGTGGAGAGCGCCGGCATGCCGCACGCCGTCGTCGGCGTGATCATCGCGCTGCTCGTGCTGCTCCCCGAGACCATCGCGGCCGTGCGCGCCGCCCGCCGCGACCGCGTCCAGACCAGCCTGAACCTCGCCCTCGGCTCGGCGATGGCCAGCATCGGGCTGACCATCCCGGCCGTCGCCGTCGCCTCCGTATGGCTGTCGGGACCGCTCGTGCTCGGACTGAGCTCCACCCACATGGTGCTGCTCGCGCTCACCGTGATCGTCGGCACGCTCACCGTCGTGCCCGGACGCGCCACCCCGTTGCAGGGCGGCGTCCACCTCGTGCTGTTCGCGGCGTTCCTGGAGCTCGCCGTCACCCCGTAG